A genome region from Dolichospermum compactum NIES-806 includes the following:
- the mrdA gene encoding penicillin-binding protein 2 has translation MTILPSLLSITKNTRTVGRGVQSTFVILFTLLMLSGIGARLIYLQIIEGKNHRIRAESNRIRIIPKQPERGNIFDRNGKLLASTRYPRSVYLWPMAHTKPSWSVVGPRLAKILDTPQTDIEKILEQSAVNPSSLIRIARNLNEAQVTALKEYENELPGVEINTEAVRYYPHGQELAHILGYTREVTAEQLEKRKAEGYRLGDVMGQMGVEKAYEKLLRGEWGGQQVEVDGSGRPLRVLGSKQAKAGNDLHLTIDLDMQIAAEKALGQRNGAIVAIDPKNGAVLAMVSHPTFDPNIFSKQKLSQKDWETVQGSGHPLVNRAISAFPPASTFKIVTTTAALESGKFSPDTVLQTYGSLTIGGTRFGEWNHAGFGPLGFVGAMQWSSDTFFYQIGKRLGGPTLIEWTRKYGFGQRTGFEFTTEESKGLVPDENWKQKAWKIPWSVGDTINMSIGQGALQATPLQTAVMFAVPANGGYRVQPHLLKDNEEAKSWRESLYLKPTTLKVLREGLRKVISEGTGKVLNVPNLPPVAGKSGTAEAWRGRVKENHAWFGAYAPADKPEILIVAFAEHSGGGGGSVAAPMILEIMEKHFARK, from the coding sequence ATGACTATTTTACCATCATTACTTAGTATAACAAAAAATACACGCACAGTTGGACGTGGTGTCCAATCCACATTTGTAATTTTATTCACATTATTAATGTTATCTGGAATCGGCGCTAGATTAATATATTTACAAATTATCGAAGGAAAAAACCACCGCATCCGCGCAGAATCCAACCGCATTCGGATTATTCCCAAACAACCAGAAAGAGGTAATATTTTTGACAGAAATGGTAAATTATTAGCCAGCACCCGTTATCCCCGATCTGTGTACTTATGGCCAATGGCACATACCAAACCCTCTTGGTCGGTAGTTGGTCCACGTTTAGCCAAAATTCTCGACACTCCCCAAACAGATATCGAGAAAATACTTGAACAATCTGCTGTCAATCCTTCATCACTAATTCGCATTGCTCGAAATTTAAACGAAGCACAGGTAACAGCATTAAAGGAGTATGAAAATGAACTACCCGGAGTAGAAATAAATACGGAAGCTGTGCGTTATTACCCTCATGGTCAAGAGTTGGCTCACATACTTGGATATACCCGTGAAGTTACTGCTGAACAGTTGGAAAAAAGGAAAGCTGAAGGCTACCGCTTAGGAGATGTCATGGGTCAAATGGGGGTAGAAAAAGCTTATGAAAAATTGTTAAGAGGTGAATGGGGCGGTCAGCAGGTAGAAGTAGATGGTAGCGGTAGACCTTTACGAGTCTTGGGAAGTAAGCAAGCAAAAGCTGGAAACGATCTGCACTTAACCATAGATTTAGATATGCAAATAGCCGCAGAAAAAGCTTTAGGTCAACGCAATGGCGCAATAGTCGCCATTGACCCCAAAAATGGGGCTGTCTTAGCAATGGTGTCTCATCCTACTTTTGACCCGAATATATTTTCTAAACAAAAACTTTCTCAAAAAGATTGGGAAACCGTTCAAGGTTCTGGTCATCCTTTAGTTAATCGGGCCATTAGCGCCTTTCCTCCAGCCAGTACATTTAAAATCGTCACCACAACCGCTGCACTAGAATCAGGTAAATTTTCTCCTGATACAGTATTACAAACCTACGGTTCTTTAACTATTGGTGGAACTAGGTTTGGTGAATGGAATCACGCTGGTTTTGGTCCTTTAGGTTTTGTAGGGGCTATGCAGTGGAGTAGCGATACTTTCTTTTATCAAATTGGTAAGCGACTCGGTGGACCAACATTGATTGAATGGACTCGTAAATATGGATTTGGTCAAAGAACCGGGTTTGAATTTACTACAGAAGAATCTAAAGGTTTAGTTCCCGATGAAAATTGGAAACAGAAAGCCTGGAAGATACCTTGGAGTGTGGGTGATACTATCAATATGTCCATTGGCCAAGGGGCTTTACAAGCTACTCCTTTACAAACCGCTGTGATGTTTGCTGTACCTGCCAATGGTGGTTATCGAGTTCAACCCCATTTATTAAAGGATAATGAAGAAGCTAAAAGCTGGAGAGAATCATTATATCTTAAACCCACCACCCTCAAAGTTCTCCGTGAAGGATTGCGGAAGGTAATTAGTGAAGGTACAGGTAAGGTATTAAATGTCCCCAATCTTCCTCCTGTAGCTGGTAAGAGTGGTACAGCAGAAGCTTGGAGAGGAAGAGTTAAAGAAAATCACGCCTGGTTTGGTGCTTATGCGCCTGCGGATAAACCCGAAATTTTAATAGTGGCCTTTGCTGAACATTCCGGTGGTGGTGGTGGTAGTGTCGCTGCACCTATGATTTTAGAAATCATGGAAAAACATTTTGCTCGAAAATAG
- the lysS gene encoding lysine--tRNA ligase: MFWADKIAADAVGYQVVNDSKTPSGRVHVGSLRGVVIHDVIYRALKHAGKPVKFLYGVDDYDALDTVPKYLDQEKFSPYLGFPLCNVPSPGDDASDYAKYFIGEFFEVFEYLGIKPETYFLRDLYRYGKLNSYIDTFLKNAHLVREAYKEVSKADRPNNWYPFQVVCENCGKIATTVTTDYNGSEVFYTCKPDATDYVKGCGHSGWVSPFNGNGKLPWKVEWVAKWDVLGVTIEMAGKDHSQKGGSRDVANAISRKVLQKQPPFHSPYEFILVNGTKMSSSKGVGSSAEEIAALLPPELLRFLMLRTQPRTVINFAPNYETTTRLFRDYDTLINKYSKSPELTEELMPLFYAQLGDEVKTFQPFDFSTLISLLQVPRLNIQDEVVQRSLQPLTEYDQEIINQRIAAAQLWLQDYADEEEKLVLYLEQVPEKANDLNSEQVAYLQKLMENLQNIPHWEAEALQTIIFSTTKELGIQQPIAFKALYLSFLNKEKGPKAGGLFSYLEKSFVISRLQDVVALNGETLIPTYAEEKVLQPVEELTSLPDVV, from the coding sequence ATGTTTTGGGCTGATAAAATCGCTGCTGATGCAGTAGGCTACCAGGTAGTTAATGATTCTAAGACTCCATCAGGACGGGTACACGTTGGGTCTTTGCGGGGTGTGGTTATCCATGATGTGATTTACCGGGCATTGAAACACGCAGGTAAACCTGTTAAGTTCTTATATGGTGTGGATGACTATGACGCACTGGATACAGTTCCAAAATACTTAGATCAGGAAAAGTTTTCTCCTTATTTGGGCTTTCCGCTGTGTAATGTGCCTTCTCCTGGTGATGATGCTAGTGATTATGCTAAATATTTCATTGGTGAATTTTTTGAAGTTTTCGAGTATTTAGGAATTAAACCAGAAACTTATTTTCTCCGCGATTTATATCGTTATGGAAAACTTAATTCCTATATTGACACTTTCTTAAAAAATGCCCATTTGGTGAGAGAAGCTTATAAGGAAGTAAGTAAAGCTGATCGTCCAAATAACTGGTATCCTTTTCAAGTTGTTTGTGAAAATTGCGGTAAGATTGCCACAACTGTCACGACAGATTATAACGGTTCAGAAGTATTTTACACCTGCAAACCTGATGCAACTGATTATGTAAAAGGTTGTGGACATTCTGGCTGGGTTTCTCCTTTTAATGGTAATGGTAAATTACCTTGGAAAGTTGAATGGGTGGCTAAGTGGGATGTGTTGGGTGTAACTATTGAAATGGCTGGGAAGGATCATTCTCAAAAAGGTGGTTCTCGTGATGTTGCTAATGCGATTAGTCGTAAGGTTTTACAAAAGCAACCTCCTTTTCATTCTCCCTATGAATTCATTCTTGTGAATGGGACAAAGATGAGTTCTTCTAAGGGAGTTGGTTCGAGTGCAGAAGAAATTGCGGCTTTACTTCCACCGGAATTACTGCGCTTTTTAATGTTGCGAACTCAGCCAAGAACGGTAATTAATTTTGCGCCAAATTATGAAACTACTACTCGTTTATTTAGAGATTACGATACTTTAATTAACAAGTATTCTAAATCTCCTGAATTAACGGAGGAATTAATGCCGTTATTTTACGCACAGCTAGGGGATGAAGTTAAAACTTTCCAACCTTTTGATTTTAGTACGCTGATTTCTTTGTTGCAAGTTCCGCGTTTAAATATTCAGGATGAGGTTGTCCAACGTAGTTTACAGCCTTTAACTGAGTATGATCAGGAAATTATTAATCAAAGAATTGCTGCTGCACAATTGTGGTTACAAGATTATGCAGATGAGGAAGAAAAGTTAGTTCTTTATTTGGAACAAGTTCCAGAGAAAGCTAATGATTTGAACTCTGAACAAGTTGCTTATTTGCAAAAGTTGATGGAGAATTTGCAAAATATTCCTCATTGGGAAGCTGAGGCATTGCAAACTATCATTTTCTCCACTACTAAGGAGTTAGGGATTCAACAACCAATTGCTTTTAAGGCTTTGTATCTATCTTTCTTGAACAAAGAAAAGGGTCCAAAGGCTGGTGGTTTGTTTTCTTATCTGGAGAAGTCTTTTGTGATTTCGAGGTTGCAAGATGTTGTGGCTTTGAATGGAGAAACATTGATTCCTACCTATGCAGAAGAGAAAGTTTTACAGCCTGTTGAAGAACTGACAAGTTTACCTGACGTAGTCTAA
- a CDS encoding DUF4230 domain-containing protein gives MTSFSAFKQTIQDKLSLKSIGIGIALLLLALLFFTWRGLSLPWITTNSTTEIKTVILGGLKNISELNTVKMSSKATVVETEENRLFSLTLGNTKVIYEGVGIIRAGIDMRGLEAKEVDADNHKVKIILPPPYIIETVLDVERSELLDHHRNWFGPNTEIDLQEKAQKDAIEKIRLEACENGILEAANRNAQEIVENILSVSGYTDIIIETQSPKTSYCHID, from the coding sequence ATGACTTCTTTCAGTGCATTTAAACAGACAATACAAGATAAGTTATCTCTGAAATCTATTGGTATTGGCATTGCATTATTGCTTTTAGCTCTATTATTCTTCACTTGGCGTGGTTTGAGTTTGCCTTGGATTACCACCAATAGCACTACAGAGATTAAAACCGTTATTCTTGGTGGACTTAAAAATATAAGTGAACTCAACACGGTAAAGATGTCGAGTAAAGCTACAGTAGTGGAAACGGAAGAGAATAGATTATTTTCTCTAACTTTGGGAAATACAAAAGTTATTTATGAAGGTGTGGGGATTATTCGTGCTGGTATAGATATGCGAGGATTAGAAGCTAAAGAGGTAGACGCAGATAATCATAAAGTTAAAATTATTTTGCCTCCTCCATACATTATTGAGACTGTTCTTGATGTTGAAAGATCGGAACTTTTAGATCATCATCGTAATTGGTTTGGACCAAATACTGAAATTGATTTACAAGAAAAAGCCCAAAAAGATGCAATTGAAAAAATTAGATTAGAAGCTTGTGAAAATGGCATTCTTGAAGCTGCAAATAGAAATGCCCAAGAGATAGTAGAGAATATTTTATCAGTATCTGGTTATACAGATATTATCATAGAAACTCAATCACCTAAAACAAGTTACTGTCATATTGATTGA
- a CDS encoding ABC transporter ATP-binding protein: MAQTAMQNQRGLKPLQPLDVELRNVFKFFNQEPAVHGVDLDVRQGEFFSILGPSGCGKTTTLRLIAGFERVDAGKLLIQGQLMTDVPPYRRPVNTVFQSYALFNHLNVWENIAFGLRLKKISKSEIASRVTDALRLVKMESLRLRVPGQLSGGQQQRVALARALVNRPAVILLDEPLGALDLKLRKEMQVELSNLHKDLGLTFVMVTHDQEEALCLSDRIAVMNQGKIEQIGNPSEIYERPQTPFVADFIGDTNLFSGEIVEVDAESMKISTKTGLTMIVSRHEQTPLEIAQSVVVSVRPEKIQLSLYPTNILTNCFEGRLINVMYLGTHVNYVVELINGVHLNVLQPNTYASLPDRNTPIYAWWEKFDCLAISQDVN, from the coding sequence ATGGCTCAAACTGCGATGCAGAATCAAAGAGGTTTAAAACCATTACAGCCACTTGATGTTGAATTGCGTAATGTATTCAAGTTTTTCAATCAAGAACCCGCAGTCCACGGAGTGGATTTGGATGTTAGACAGGGAGAGTTCTTTAGCATTTTGGGTCCTTCTGGTTGTGGAAAGACAACTACGCTCCGCTTGATTGCTGGATTTGAAAGGGTGGATGCTGGTAAGTTACTCATTCAAGGTCAGTTAATGACTGATGTTCCTCCTTATCGGCGACCTGTGAATACTGTATTTCAAAGTTATGCTTTATTTAACCACTTGAATGTGTGGGAAAATATTGCTTTTGGATTGCGATTAAAAAAAATATCCAAATCGGAAATTGCTAGTCGCGTTACAGATGCTTTGAGGCTAGTAAAGATGGAAAGTTTGCGATTGCGTGTTCCTGGTCAACTCTCTGGTGGTCAACAACAGCGGGTAGCCTTAGCAAGAGCTTTGGTGAATCGTCCCGCAGTTATCCTCCTTGATGAACCTTTGGGAGCATTAGACTTAAAACTTCGCAAGGAGATGCAGGTTGAGTTATCCAATCTTCATAAGGATTTAGGGTTAACTTTTGTGATGGTGACACATGATCAGGAAGAAGCATTATGTTTATCCGATCGCATTGCGGTGATGAATCAAGGCAAAATAGAACAAATTGGTAATCCTAGCGAAATTTACGAACGTCCGCAAACACCTTTTGTGGCTGACTTTATTGGTGATACTAATCTATTTAGCGGTGAAATTGTGGAAGTAGATGCAGAATCTATGAAAATTTCTACTAAAACCGGATTAACCATGATTGTTAGTCGTCACGAACAAACTCCTCTAGAAATAGCTCAAAGTGTTGTTGTTAGTGTCCGTCCTGAAAAAATCCAACTTTCCCTTTATCCCACTAATATACTCACAAATTGTTTTGAGGGACGGCTAATTAATGTCATGTATTTAGGGACTCATGTTAATTATGTTGTGGAATTAATCAATGGTGTTCACCTCAATGTTTTACAACCTAATACTTATGCTAGTTTACCAGATAGGAATACACCCATTTATGCTTGGTGGGAAAAATTTGACTGTTTAGCTATTAGTCAAGATGTAAATTAA
- a CDS encoding histidine phosphatase family protein, whose amino-acid sequence MTLNLYLLRHGETTFSQSGNFCGETDADLTKEGMQMASSFADVYQKLDWSAVYVSPMKRAISTAKPFCDATGMKMQVREGLREGSYGQWETKSKSFAQENYSENYVKWLTEPAWNAPIGGETAVEIANRSMPVIAEIQEKYPQGNVLVVSHKATIRIMLCSLLGIDLGRYRYRVNILVASVSMVKFDVHGPLLEILGDRHHIPDHIRSRPGT is encoded by the coding sequence ATGACACTCAATTTATATTTACTGCGGCATGGCGAAACTACTTTTAGTCAAAGTGGTAATTTCTGTGGTGAAACTGATGCAGATTTGACAAAAGAAGGGATGCAAATGGCATCTAGTTTTGCTGATGTATATCAAAAATTGGACTGGTCAGCGGTTTATGTTAGTCCAATGAAACGCGCTATTTCCACTGCCAAGCCATTTTGTGATGCTACTGGTATGAAGATGCAGGTGCGGGAAGGACTTAGAGAAGGTAGTTATGGACAATGGGAAACTAAGAGTAAATCGTTTGCTCAAGAAAATTACTCAGAAAACTATGTAAAATGGTTGACAGAACCGGCTTGGAATGCACCCATTGGTGGAGAAACTGCGGTAGAGATTGCTAACCGTTCTATGCCTGTAATTGCGGAAATTCAAGAAAAATATCCCCAAGGTAATGTTTTAGTCGTTTCCCATAAAGCCACGATTCGGATTATGCTTTGCAGTTTACTGGGGATTGATTTGGGACGCTATCGTTATCGGGTGAATATTTTGGTCGCTTCAGTAAGTATGGTTAAATTTGATGTGCATGGACCTTTGTTGGAAATATTAGGCGATCGCCATCATATACCAGATCATATCCGCTCTCGTCCAGGAACATAA
- a CDS encoding ankyrin repeat domain-containing protein, whose amino-acid sequence MIENQDTSLLKAVKTGDIQGVFTLLSDGANVDISDMNGTTALMFAANLGYTEIVRSLLDAGANINLTRKTYNLTALMLAASANQIDVVKLLVSNEANVNATNDDGSTALMIAALKGHLEVVQILLAAGADINITDKDDDTALKLAVKHKHPAVVKEISQNNHIVNSQNLEGDTGLIIAADLGYLEIVQALLSSGADVNIKNVDHGTALLAATATGNTAIITALLDAGAEINHQDKEGETALHLAVVEEYIDVVKILIQRGADVQIRNHLGDTPLLIAAFQGYSDIVAVLLDAGADMEKKNFGEVALTLAVSQGHFQTVKLLLKHGADINKLADDGKTALVKAIAANYPEIFQLLLETGANVNLQNSAGATALMLAVAEGYSQAVAMLLQAGADVNLKNQGGYTALMIAEFNNYRGICNMLRQAGAQE is encoded by the coding sequence ATGATAGAAAATCAAGATACTTCGTTGTTGAAGGCTGTGAAAACTGGTGATATACAGGGAGTGTTTACGCTGCTGTCGGACGGTGCTAATGTGGATATTAGCGATATGAATGGGACTACAGCATTGATGTTTGCGGCGAATTTGGGTTATACAGAAATTGTGCGATCGCTCTTAGATGCTGGCGCTAACATTAACTTAACCAGAAAAACCTATAATTTAACAGCACTAATGCTGGCTGCTAGTGCTAATCAAATAGATGTTGTCAAATTGTTAGTCTCTAACGAGGCAAATGTCAATGCTACCAATGATGATGGTAGTACCGCATTAATGATAGCAGCTCTGAAAGGTCATCTTGAGGTTGTGCAAATTTTATTAGCCGCCGGTGCTGACATAAACATTACCGATAAAGATGATGATACCGCGTTAAAACTAGCAGTAAAACATAAACATCCAGCAGTAGTTAAAGAAATATCACAAAATAACCATATTGTCAATAGTCAAAATCTAGAAGGTGATACAGGATTAATAATTGCCGCAGATTTAGGCTATTTAGAAATAGTCCAAGCATTGTTATCATCTGGTGCTGATGTTAACATCAAAAACGTTGATCATGGAACAGCATTATTAGCAGCCACAGCAACGGGAAACACTGCTATTATCACCGCTTTATTAGATGCTGGTGCAGAAATTAATCATCAAGATAAAGAAGGTGAAACAGCCTTACATCTTGCCGTTGTCGAAGAATATATAGATGTAGTCAAAATATTAATCCAACGAGGCGCAGATGTGCAAATTAGAAACCATCTGGGAGATACACCCTTATTAATAGCCGCATTCCAGGGATATAGCGACATAGTAGCAGTTTTACTAGACGCAGGAGCGGATATGGAAAAGAAAAACTTTGGCGAAGTTGCACTCACCTTAGCAGTATCCCAAGGACATTTTCAAACAGTGAAACTCTTACTTAAACATGGAGCAGATATTAATAAATTAGCAGATGATGGTAAAACCGCTTTAGTCAAAGCCATAGCTGCCAACTATCCCGAAATATTCCAATTACTATTAGAAACAGGAGCAAATGTGAATCTGCAAAACTCCGCCGGCGCAACTGCTTTAATGTTAGCTGTAGCAGAAGGTTATAGTCAAGCAGTGGCAATGCTGTTACAAGCTGGGGCAGATGTAAATTTAAAAAATCAAGGGGGTTATACAGCCTTAATGATTGCCGAATTTAATAATTATCGTGGTATTTGTAATATGTTAAGACAAGCTGGAGCGCAAGAGTGA
- a CDS encoding VOC family protein yields the protein MQIIQSLHTAVLVTDLEQTEYFYSQVLGLNKVERPLKYPGVWYQIGNYQLHLIVAPTVPTDKQQEKWGQNPHIAFAVVDLQVAKDELIAKNYPFQASASGRAAIFIQDPDRNIIELSQQ from the coding sequence ATGCAAATTATACAGAGTCTTCATACTGCTGTTCTAGTGACTGATTTAGAACAGACTGAATATTTTTATAGTCAGGTATTAGGACTAAACAAAGTAGAACGTCCTCTAAAATATCCCGGTGTCTGGTATCAAATTGGTAATTATCAACTTCATCTCATAGTTGCGCCTACTGTACCAACCGATAAGCAACAGGAAAAATGGGGACAAAATCCTCACATTGCTTTTGCTGTGGTTGATTTGCAGGTTGCGAAAGATGAGTTAATCGCTAAAAATTATCCTTTTCAGGCTAGTGCTTCCGGTCGGGCAGCAATTTTTATTCAAGATCCAGATCGCAATATTATTGAACTTAGTCAACAATGA
- a CDS encoding Uma2 family endonuclease — MTQTLENSLNLVEEEQHFYRRGVTWEKFQAIQKAFENVPGVRLFYCEGVLEIVTISKPHEAISSLMAALLTRHFEIEEIEFFPSGSYSQILPGIVEYQADLSYCFQADKPRPDLCIEIVITSGSPIKLKKYKLMQVPEVWFWEDGTLGIYCLRQEEYEKVNNSELLPKLDLSLLNRCLLLSSPLEAIKQFRRGI; from the coding sequence ATGACTCAAACTTTAGAAAATTCTCTTAATTTAGTAGAAGAAGAACAACACTTCTACCGTCGTGGAGTAACTTGGGAAAAGTTCCAAGCAATTCAAAAAGCATTTGAAAATGTACCAGGAGTGCGTTTATTCTATTGTGAAGGAGTTTTAGAAATTGTGACTATCAGTAAACCACATGAAGCAATTAGTAGTTTAATGGCTGCATTACTAACCAGACACTTTGAAATAGAGGAGATTGAATTTTTCCCCAGTGGTAGTTATTCACAAATTCTGCCTGGTATAGTTGAGTATCAAGCCGATTTATCCTATTGTTTTCAAGCTGATAAACCTAGACCAGATTTATGTATTGAAATAGTTATTACAAGTGGTAGTCCTATCAAACTGAAGAAATATAAATTAATGCAAGTTCCCGAAGTTTGGTTTTGGGAAGATGGAACACTGGGAATTTACTGTTTGCGACAAGAAGAATATGAGAAAGTTAATAATAGTGAATTGTTGCCGAAATTAGATTTATCTTTATTGAATCGTTGTTTATTATTATCTTCTCCCTTAGAAGCAATTAAACAATTTCGTCGAGGGATTTAA
- a CDS encoding FAD-dependent hydroxylase: MSISPLTPTLSCPHAPTETYWGYDYDLVIVGGGIVGLTLAAALKDSGLKILLIEARVASAAVAKGQAYAVHLLSAQIFQGIGLWDKILPNIAKYNQVRLSDADYPDVVNFQTDDLGTPELGYVAEHYALLAPLQEFVQSCANVTILCPAEVVSTQNERDIVTINIKIGDENQIIRSKLLVAADGSKSPIRQAAGIKTKGWKYWQSCIVAFVKPEKSHNNTAYEKFWSSGPFAILPLPGNRCRIVWTAPHEEAKALCALNDEEFLAELTKRYGQQMGKLELLGDRFIFQVQLMQSDRYVLPRLALIGDAAHNCHPVGGQGLNLGIRDAAALAEIIQTAHQNRQDIGNISILKQYESWRKKENLAILGFTDLLDRVFSNNFLPIVIIRRLGLWIMQRVPIVKIFALKLMIGLKGKTPELAKR; the protein is encoded by the coding sequence ATGTCCATATCCCCGCTTACTCCTACCCTTTCATGCCCCCACGCCCCCACAGAAACCTACTGGGGATATGATTATGATTTGGTCATAGTCGGTGGTGGCATTGTCGGCTTAACCCTAGCCGCAGCTTTAAAAGATTCTGGTTTAAAGATTCTCCTCATTGAAGCTAGAGTTGCATCAGCCGCAGTGGCTAAAGGACAGGCTTATGCTGTACATCTGCTGTCTGCCCAAATTTTCCAAGGAATTGGTTTATGGGACAAAATTCTCCCCAACATTGCTAAATATAACCAAGTGCGCCTCTCCGATGCTGATTATCCTGATGTGGTGAACTTCCAAACCGATGATTTAGGGACACCAGAATTAGGTTATGTAGCAGAACACTATGCACTATTAGCACCTTTACAGGAATTTGTCCAAAGTTGTGCAAATGTAACTATTTTGTGTCCAGCGGAAGTGGTAAGTACACAAAATGAAAGAGATATAGTTACTATTAATATCAAAATTGGCGACGAAAATCAGATAATTCGCAGTAAATTGTTAGTCGCTGCTGATGGTTCAAAGTCTCCCATTCGTCAAGCTGCGGGCATTAAAACTAAAGGTTGGAAATATTGGCAATCCTGTATTGTGGCTTTTGTCAAACCAGAAAAATCTCACAATAACACCGCTTATGAAAAGTTTTGGTCAAGTGGTCCCTTTGCAATTTTACCCTTACCAGGAAACCGTTGTCGCATTGTTTGGACTGCACCCCATGAAGAAGCAAAAGCCTTGTGTGCGTTGAATGATGAGGAATTTTTAGCGGAACTGACGAAACGCTATGGTCAACAAATGGGAAAATTGGAATTATTGGGAGACAGATTTATTTTTCAGGTACAGTTAATGCAGAGCGATCGCTATGTTCTCCCCAGATTAGCATTAATAGGTGATGCTGCCCATAACTGTCATCCCGTTGGTGGACAAGGTTTAAATTTAGGGATTCGGGACGCAGCCGCATTAGCCGAAATCATCCAAACCGCCCATCAAAATCGTCAAGATATTGGTAATATTTCCATACTCAAGCAATATGAAAGCTGGAGAAAAAAAGAAAACCTCGCCATATTAGGTTTCACCGACTTATTAGATCGAGTTTTTTCTAACAACTTCTTACCAATAGTCATAATTCGCCGTTTAGGTTTGTGGATTATGCAGCGAGTTCCCATAGTTAAAATATTCGCCCTGAAATTAATGATTGGCTTAAAAGGAAAAACTCCAGAATTAGCTAAACGGTGA
- a CDS encoding 7-carboxy-7-deazaguanine synthase QueE — MSFSEIKLPIHETFQSTVQGEGYWTGCLVDFIRLSGCPVACPWCDTGYADPRANLPRIERPIAELLGEIKSPRVVITGGEPFIHKHLPELVQALLVADKLVSIETSGSFWQEVSPPAWITLSPKEHLNAKYPVQSQFWSRANEVKIIIETGREIDFYEKYLSTHPNLLVYLQPEWNSSSKSLPLILQILQQKPDYRLSLQTHKYIGVQ, encoded by the coding sequence ATGTCGTTTTCAGAAATCAAGCTACCAATTCATGAAACTTTTCAAAGTACAGTTCAGGGAGAAGGATACTGGACTGGTTGCTTAGTAGACTTTATTCGCTTATCTGGTTGTCCAGTTGCTTGTCCTTGGTGTGATACGGGTTATGCTGACCCAAGAGCAAATTTACCCCGAATAGAACGTCCTATTGCTGAACTTCTAGGGGAAATAAAATCTCCCAGAGTGGTAATAACTGGTGGAGAACCATTTATTCATAAGCATTTACCGGAATTAGTACAAGCTTTGTTAGTCGCAGATAAGTTGGTTAGCATTGAAACATCAGGCTCTTTTTGGCAAGAAGTTTCCCCCCCAGCTTGGATTACTCTATCCCCCAAGGAACATCTTAACGCTAAATACCCGGTGCAAAGTCAGTTTTGGAGTCGAGCTAATGAAGTTAAAATAATCATAGAAACTGGGAGAGAAATTGATTTTTATGAAAAATATCTATCTACTCACCCTAATTTGCTTGTCTATTTACAACCTGAGTGGAACAGTTCGTCGAAATCACTACCGCTGATTTTGCAGATATTACAACAAAAACCTGACTATAGACTATCTTTGCAAACACACAAGTATATCGGGGTACAATGA
- the queD gene encoding 6-carboxytetrahydropterin synthase QueD: MTNQQWLLAKEFRFEAAHKLPYHDGKCSRLHGHSWRGVVYVAGDTLVTEGAKQGMVMDYSEIKKYLQPLLENYLDHYYLNESMGLESPTSEAIAAWIYDKLEQAGLAGLTAVRIDETCTSICLYSKNRISGWLNSGQDLNLLQSGENNHGLGMNLIV; encoded by the coding sequence ATGACTAATCAGCAGTGGCTACTAGCTAAGGAATTCCGCTTTGAAGCAGCACATAAATTGCCTTACCATGATGGTAAATGTTCCCGGCTGCATGGACATAGTTGGCGTGGGGTTGTTTATGTAGCTGGTGATACCTTGGTGACAGAAGGTGCTAAACAGGGTATGGTCATGGACTATTCAGAAATCAAAAAATATCTCCAACCCTTGCTTGAGAATTATTTAGATCACTATTATTTAAATGAATCTATGGGTTTAGAATCACCAACTAGTGAGGCGATCGCTGCTTGGATTTATGATAAATTAGAACAAGCAGGATTAGCAGGGTTAACAGCAGTCAGAATTGATGAAACTTGTACTTCTATTTGCTTGTATTCTAAAAATCGTATATCTGGCTGGTTGAATTCTGGGCAAGATCTAAATTTACTGCAATCCGGTGAAAATAATCATGGTTTGGGGATGAATTTAATCGTTTAA